A window from Bufo bufo chromosome 1, aBufBuf1.1, whole genome shotgun sequence encodes these proteins:
- the LOC120990588 gene encoding keratin-associated protein 10-4-like → MDPLPVCMQDAEPLPVCVQDAVPLPVCMQDAVPLPVCMQDAVPLPVCMQDAVPLLVCMQDAEPLPVCVQDAVPLPVCMQDAVPLPVCMQDAVPLPVCMQDAVPLLVCMQDAVPLLVCMQDAVPLPVCVQDAVPLLVCMQDAEPLPVCMQDAVPLPVCMQDAVPLPVCMQDAEPLPVCMQDAVPLPVCMQDAVPLPVCMQDAVPLPVCMQDAVPLPVCMQDAVPLPVCMQDAVPLPVCMQDAEPLPVWMQDAEPLPVWMQDAVPLPVCMQDAEPLPVWMQDAVPLPVCMQDAEPLPVCMPDAVPLLVCMQDAVPLPVCMQDAVPLPVCMQDAVPLPVCMQDAVPLPVCMQDAEPLPVWMQDAVPLPVCMQDAVPLPVCMQDAEPLPVWMQDAVPLPVCMQDAEPLLVCMQDAVPLPVCVQDAVPLPVCMQDAVPLPVCMQDAEPLPVWMQDAVPLPVCMQDAVPLPVCMQDAVPLPVCVQDAEPLPVWMQDAVPGSGGPMTSLRCLLRPLIGFRPSVSSLSAGQRDMAPLSS, encoded by the coding sequence atggaccctcTTCCGGTCTGTATGCAGGATGCGGAGCCTCTTCCGGTCTGTGTGCAGGATGCGGTGCCTCTTCCGGTCTGTATGCAGGATGCGGTGCCTCTTCCGGTTTGTATGCAGGATGCGGTGCCTCTTCCGGTTTGTATGCAGGATGCGGTGCCTCTTTTGGTCTGTATGCAGGATGCGGAGCCTCTTCCGGTCTGTGTGCAGGATGCGGTGCCTCTTCCGGTCTGTATGCAGGATGCGGTGCCTCTTCCGGTTTGTATGCAGGATGCGGTGCCTCTTCCGGTTTGTATGCAGGATGCGGTGCCTCTTTTGGTCTGTATGCAGGATGCGGTGCCTCTTTTGGTCTGTATGCAGGATGCGGTGCCTCTTCCGGTCTGTGTGCAGGATGCGGTGCCTCTTTTGGTCTGTATGCAGGATGCGGAGCCTCTTCCGGTCTGTATGCAGGATGCGGTGCCTCTTCCGGTCTGTATGCAGGATGCGGTGCCTCTTCCGGTCTGTATGCAGGATGCGGAGCCTCTTCCGGTCTGTATGCAGGATGCGGTGCCTCTTCCGGTCTGTATGCAGGATGCGGTGCCTCTTCCGGTCTGTATGCAGGATGCGGTGCCTCTTCCGGTCTGTATGCAGGATGCGGTGCCTCTTCCGGTCTGTATGCAGGATGCGGTGCCTCTTCCGGTCTGTATGCAGGATGCGGTGCCTCTTCCGGTCTGTATGCAGGATGCGGAGCCTCTTCCGGTCTGGATGCAGGATGCGGAGCCTCTTCCGGTCTGGATGCAGGATGCGGTGCCTCTTCCGGTCTGTATGCAGGATGCGGAGCCTCTTCCGGTCTGGATGCAGGATGCGGTGCCTCTTCCGGTCTGTATGCAGGATGCGGAGCCTCTTCCGGTCTGTATGCCGGATGCGGTGCCTCTTCTGGTCTGTATGCAGGATGCGGTGCCTCTTCCGGTCTGTATGCAGGATGCGGTGCCTCTTCCGGTCTGTATGCAGGATGCGGTGCCTCTTCCGGTCTGTATGCAGGATGCGGTGCCTCTTCCGGTCTGTATGCAGGATGCGGAGCCTCTTCCGGTCTGGATGCAGGATGCGGTGCCTCTTCCGGTCTGTATGCAGGATGCGGTGCCTCTTCCGGTCTGTATGCAGGATGCGGAGCCTCTTCCGGTCTGGATGCAGGATGCGGTGCCTCTTCCGGTCTGTATGCAGGATGCGGAGCCTCTTCTGGTCTGTATGCAGGATGCGGTGCCTCTTCCGGTCTGTGTGCAGGATGCGGTGCCTCTTCCGGTCTGTATGCAGGATGCGGTGCCTCTTCCGGTCTGTATGCAGGATGCGGAGCCTCTTCCGGTCTGGATGCAGGATGCGGTGCCTCTTCCGGTCTGTATGCAGGATGCGGTGCCTCTTCCGGTCTGTATGCAGGATGCGGTGCCTCTTCCGGTCTGTGTGCAGGATGCGGAGCCTCTTCCGGTCTGGATGCAGGATGCGGTGCCCGGCTCAGGTGGCCCGATGACATCATTGCGCTGCCtgctccggcctctgataggcttcaggcctagcgtGTCTAGCCTATCGGCGGGGCAGAGAGACATGGCTCCTTTGTCCAGCTGA